Proteins found in one Microcella daejeonensis genomic segment:
- a CDS encoding SDR family oxidoreductase codes for MRIVIVGGHGQIARQLSRRLSAAGHEPIALLRNPDHCDDVRADGAEPVVLDLERGDVHRVEEIVHGADAVVFAAGAGPSSGPERKLTLDRDGLILTADGMLAAGIRRLLVVSSMGADDFDADSADTFQVYLRAKSEGDAAVRDRDLDWTIVRPGSLTDDEAGDAVEIAESVEAGSVPRADIAHVLHALLESGAGVHRTIEVVGGSTPVAEAVRAL; via the coding sequence ATGCGTATCGTCATCGTCGGAGGCCACGGCCAAATCGCCCGTCAGCTCAGCCGCCGCCTCTCCGCCGCCGGCCACGAGCCCATCGCGCTGCTGCGGAACCCCGACCACTGCGACGACGTGCGGGCCGACGGCGCCGAGCCGGTCGTGCTCGATCTCGAGCGCGGCGACGTTCACCGGGTCGAGGAGATCGTGCACGGCGCCGACGCCGTCGTCTTCGCCGCGGGAGCCGGACCGAGCAGCGGCCCGGAGCGCAAGCTCACCCTCGACCGGGACGGCCTGATCCTCACGGCCGACGGGATGCTCGCCGCGGGCATCCGCCGCCTGCTGGTCGTCTCGTCCATGGGCGCCGACGACTTCGATGCCGACAGCGCCGACACCTTCCAGGTCTACCTGCGCGCCAAGAGCGAGGGCGACGCCGCCGTGCGCGACCGCGACCTCGACTGGACGATCGTGCGCCCGGGCTCGCTCACCGACGACGAGGCGGGCGACGCCGTCGAGATCGCCGAGTCGGTCGAGGCCGGATCGGTGCCGCGGGCCGACATCGCCCACGTGCTGCACGCGCTGCTCGAGTCCGGCGCCGGCGTGCACCGCACGATCGAGGTCGTCGGCGGGTCGACGCCCGTCGCCGAGGCCGTCCGCGCGCTCTAG
- a CDS encoding acetate/propionate family kinase — protein MSGTPGTRVFVVNSGSSSIKYQLVDVETEQAILSGLVERIGEPGGGAVDHVDGMRRVLAELGDAATDLTAVGHRVVHGGSVFTAPTAVTEAVIAQIEQVSTLAPLHNPANLAGIRAAMAVLPGVPHVAVFDTAFHQSMAPAAYTYAIDRELARSHGVRRYGFHGTSHAFVAERAAAHLGRPLEQLKLIVLHLGNGASVAAIDGGRSIDTSMGFTPLQGLVMGTRSGDLDPAVLLHLHRQAGLSVDELDTLLNKRSGLLGLSGSADMRDVTRAADEGDADAALALDVWAHRIRHYVGAYLAQLGGLDAVVFTAGVGENSAPLRSRALAGLEHLGVRVDPERNGAKDRTARTISPEGAGVAVLVVPTNEELSIARQAAALAVGERR, from the coding sequence ATGAGCGGCACCCCCGGCACGCGCGTCTTCGTCGTCAACTCCGGTTCGAGCTCGATCAAGTACCAACTCGTCGACGTCGAGACGGAGCAGGCCATCCTCAGCGGCCTCGTCGAGCGCATCGGCGAGCCCGGCGGCGGCGCGGTCGATCACGTCGACGGGATGCGCCGGGTGCTCGCCGAGCTGGGCGATGCGGCGACCGACCTCACCGCGGTCGGCCACCGCGTGGTGCACGGCGGCTCGGTGTTCACCGCCCCGACCGCGGTCACCGAGGCGGTCATCGCGCAGATCGAGCAGGTCTCGACGCTCGCGCCGCTGCACAATCCGGCGAATCTCGCCGGCATCCGCGCGGCGATGGCCGTGCTGCCCGGGGTGCCGCACGTCGCCGTCTTCGACACGGCCTTCCACCAGAGCATGGCGCCCGCGGCCTACACCTACGCGATCGACCGCGAGCTCGCCCGATCCCACGGGGTGCGCCGCTACGGATTCCACGGCACGAGCCACGCCTTCGTCGCCGAGCGCGCCGCCGCGCACCTCGGGCGGCCGCTCGAGCAGCTCAAGCTGATCGTGCTGCATCTCGGCAACGGAGCATCCGTCGCCGCCATCGACGGCGGGCGCTCGATCGACACCTCGATGGGCTTCACCCCGCTGCAGGGCCTCGTCATGGGCACGCGCTCGGGCGATCTCGACCCCGCCGTGCTGCTGCACCTGCACCGGCAGGCTGGCCTCTCGGTCGACGAGCTCGACACCCTGCTCAACAAGCGCAGCGGTCTGCTGGGTCTCAGCGGCAGCGCCGACATGCGCGACGTCACGAGGGCCGCCGATGAGGGCGATGCGGATGCCGCTCTCGCGCTCGACGTGTGGGCGCACCGCATCCGCCACTACGTCGGGGCGTACCTCGCGCAGCTGGGCGGCCTCGACGCCGTGGTCTTCACGGCCGGCGTCGGCGAGAACAGCGCCCCGCTGCGGTCGCGCGCGCTCGCGGGCCTCGAGCACCTCGGCGTGCGGGTCGACCCCGAGCGAAACGGCGCGAAGGACCGCACGGCGCGCACCATCTCGCCCGAGGGCGCGGGCGTCGCCGTGCTCGTGGTGCCCACGAACGAGGAGCTCTCGATCGCGCGCCAGGCGGCGGCGCTCGCCGTGGGCGAGCGCCGCTGA
- the pta gene encoding phosphate acetyltransferase — protein MAKSIYLTSAEGNSGKSTVALGILDTLAHQIERVGVFRPVARSHDRSERDYVLDLMLAHDGVDLEYDECIGVGYDEVHADPEAALATIVERFKSVERQCDAVVIVGSDYTDVSGPTELSFNARIAANLGAPVVLVLGGRLSGGSGGRGLAESGARSPDDMRRVAEVAVAELEHAHAQLLGIIVNRADVERLDAITAAVQSVAPDALAASIPEDRYLIAPTVTSVMEACDARFVRGDEQLMGREVLGVVVAGMSMENVLPRLTEGAVVLIPGDRSEVLLAVLMAHASETFPSIAAIILYGGFETPASVQTLVEGLDPALPILRTDYGTYDTVLRITETRARLAADSQRKYDTALALFERHVDAPALLQRLDVTRSETITPLMFEYGLLERARGDRKRIVLPEGGDDRILRAASTLLQRRVCDLTILGDEGEVRARAAELGLDLAEAQIVSPFDEQLRQRFAEEYARLRAHKGATVEIARDVVTDVSYFGTMMVHLGLADGMVSGAAHTTAHTIRPSFEIIKTDPGVGVVSSVFLMALADRVLVYGDCAVIPDPTAAQLADIAISSAATAQQFAIEPRIAMLSYSTGESGSGDDVEKVREATRLVRERRPDLLVEGPIQYDAAADPGVAQTKMPDSPVAGRATVFVFPDLNTGNNTYKAVQRSAGAVAIGPVLQGLRKPVNDLSRGALVSDIVNTVAITAIQAQRTPPPPTTPISTIGGTA, from the coding sequence GTGGCGAAGAGCATCTACCTGACATCGGCCGAAGGCAACTCGGGCAAGTCGACGGTCGCGCTGGGCATCCTCGATACGCTCGCCCACCAGATCGAGCGGGTCGGGGTGTTCCGCCCGGTCGCCCGCTCGCACGATCGCAGCGAGCGCGACTACGTGCTCGACCTCATGCTCGCGCACGACGGCGTCGACCTCGAGTACGACGAGTGCATCGGCGTCGGCTACGACGAGGTGCACGCCGATCCCGAGGCGGCGCTCGCCACGATCGTCGAGCGCTTCAAGAGCGTCGAGCGGCAGTGCGACGCCGTCGTCATCGTCGGCAGCGACTACACCGACGTCTCCGGCCCCACCGAGCTCAGCTTCAACGCGCGCATCGCGGCCAACCTCGGCGCCCCCGTCGTCCTCGTCCTCGGCGGCCGGCTCTCCGGCGGCTCGGGCGGCCGCGGGCTCGCCGAGTCGGGCGCCCGCAGCCCCGACGACATGCGTCGCGTCGCCGAGGTCGCCGTGGCCGAGCTCGAGCACGCCCACGCCCAGCTGCTGGGCATCATCGTCAACCGCGCCGACGTCGAGCGCCTCGACGCGATCACCGCCGCCGTGCAGAGCGTGGCTCCGGATGCTCTCGCGGCGAGCATCCCGGAGGACCGCTACCTCATCGCCCCCACCGTCACGAGCGTCATGGAGGCCTGCGACGCCCGCTTCGTGCGCGGCGACGAGCAACTGATGGGCCGCGAGGTGCTCGGGGTCGTCGTCGCCGGCATGAGCATGGAGAACGTGCTGCCCCGGCTCACCGAGGGGGCCGTCGTGCTCATCCCCGGAGACCGCTCCGAGGTGCTGCTCGCCGTGCTCATGGCGCACGCCAGCGAGACCTTCCCCAGCATCGCGGCGATCATCCTCTACGGCGGGTTCGAGACGCCCGCCTCGGTGCAGACCCTCGTCGAGGGACTCGACCCGGCGCTGCCCATCCTGCGCACCGACTACGGCACCTACGACACGGTGCTGCGCATCACCGAGACCCGCGCGCGCCTCGCCGCCGACTCGCAGCGCAAGTACGACACGGCGCTGGCCCTCTTCGAGCGGCACGTCGATGCGCCGGCCCTGCTGCAGCGGCTCGACGTCACGCGCTCCGAGACGATCACGCCGCTGATGTTCGAGTACGGGCTGCTCGAGCGCGCGCGCGGCGACCGCAAGCGCATCGTGCTGCCCGAGGGCGGCGACGACCGCATCCTGCGCGCCGCGAGCACGCTGCTGCAGCGCCGCGTCTGCGACCTGACCATCCTCGGCGACGAGGGCGAGGTGCGCGCCCGCGCGGCCGAGCTCGGACTCGATCTCGCCGAGGCGCAGATCGTCAGCCCGTTCGACGAGCAGCTGCGCCAGCGCTTCGCCGAGGAGTACGCGCGGCTGCGGGCCCACAAGGGCGCGACGGTCGAGATCGCGCGCGACGTCGTCACCGACGTCAGCTACTTCGGCACGATGATGGTGCACCTCGGCCTCGCCGACGGAATGGTCTCGGGCGCCGCGCACACGACGGCTCACACCATCCGCCCGAGCTTCGAGATCATCAAGACCGATCCGGGCGTCGGCGTCGTGTCGAGCGTGTTCCTCATGGCGCTCGCCGACCGCGTGCTCGTCTACGGAGACTGCGCCGTCATCCCCGATCCGACCGCGGCGCAGCTCGCCGACATCGCCATCAGCTCGGCGGCCACGGCGCAGCAGTTCGCGATCGAGCCGCGCATCGCGATGCTGTCGTACTCCACGGGGGAGTCGGGCTCGGGCGACGACGTCGAGAAGGTGCGCGAGGCGACGCGGCTCGTGCGCGAGCGCCGCCCCGATCTGCTCGTCGAGGGGCCCATCCAGTACGACGCCGCCGCCGACCCCGGCGTCGCGCAGACGAAGATGCCCGATTCGCCGGTCGCCGGCCGGGCGACGGTCTTCGTGTTCCCCGACCTGAACACGGGCAACAACACCTACAAGGCGGTGCAGCGCTCGGCGGGCGCCGTCGCCATCGGCCCGGTGCTGCAGGGCCTGCGCAAGCCGGTCAACGACCTCAGCCGCGGAGCCCTCGTCAGCGACATCGTCAACACCGTCGCCATCACGGCCATCCAGGCGCAGCGCACCCCGCCGCCGCCGACGACCCCCATCTCGACGATCGGCGGCACGGCATGA
- a CDS encoding PAS domain-containing hybrid sensor histidine kinase/response regulator: MASEPPHDRSIAPTPADDADLVRLAGRIARFGGWSIEIPSGELYWTAELFSLFGYESEGGAPPLDVAIGMYPDDQRSLIEAAMNRNIVEKVTTDLESIVIDREGREIRVRIIGVPVLDEAGAVVRLQGAIYDITEIVTERENRIAAQESLQRTLDYIPDFVFFIDEHWRITFANRALLAFLDLPAERLYSEPIWSIVPELAAGPFTNGLQRAMNERTSSTARARVEQYGITLEGTVHPVENGIAVFARDVTDEVERQREMDAVAAVAREQAALIEASTEAMLIEDLDNVVLYWNQGAEQLYGWSSEEAVGRNIRELIYADPADFEGPGAELLRDGRWFGELTQRTKDGRALIIECRWQVVLDAEGRPAKIFVVNSDVTELRRQQQALSRAQRTESLGTLAGGIAHDLNNVLTPLLMSVQLLKTQSPAPDQLALLEGMEAAVRRGADMVDQVLSFARGVDGVRELVDLAEVVRELFRITLPTMSPSITVTQRVGELPAILGDRTQILQVLLNLVANARDSMPEGGELTISTGRQTVIASGRASTGLAPGEYAVLTVDDTGTGMTGEVLDRIFEPFFTTKQLGRGTGLGLANTQAIVESHGGAITAHSAPGAGSRFIVLLPVAQDGAVLVPQQEPTDPVARGAGELVLVVDDEASIRDLMRQALEAHGYRVVEAAHGLEAVEVLERHAAEMAVVITDVIMPMMDGAAVAAHIAERYPHVAVIAASGFPGAGGLAELSAHGVRHTLAKPFTTESLLRTVRAAVTRSG, from the coding sequence GTGGCCAGTGAACCGCCGCACGATCGCAGCATCGCGCCGACCCCGGCTGACGATGCCGATCTGGTGCGCCTCGCCGGCCGCATCGCGCGCTTCGGCGGCTGGTCGATCGAGATCCCCTCGGGCGAGCTGTACTGGACAGCGGAGCTCTTCTCCCTCTTCGGGTACGAGTCCGAGGGCGGGGCGCCGCCGCTCGACGTCGCCATCGGGATGTACCCCGACGATCAGCGCTCCCTGATCGAGGCGGCGATGAACCGCAACATCGTCGAGAAGGTGACGACCGACCTCGAGTCGATCGTCATCGATCGTGAGGGCCGCGAGATCCGCGTGCGCATCATCGGCGTGCCCGTCCTCGACGAGGCCGGCGCAGTGGTCCGCCTGCAGGGGGCGATCTACGACATCACCGAGATCGTGACCGAGCGGGAGAACCGCATCGCGGCGCAGGAGAGCCTGCAGCGCACCCTCGACTACATCCCCGACTTCGTCTTCTTCATCGACGAGCACTGGCGCATCACCTTCGCGAACCGGGCGCTGCTCGCTTTCCTCGATCTCCCCGCCGAGAGGCTCTACTCCGAGCCGATCTGGTCGATCGTGCCCGAGCTCGCGGCCGGCCCGTTCACCAACGGCCTGCAGCGCGCGATGAACGAGCGCACGAGCAGCACCGCCCGTGCGCGCGTGGAGCAGTACGGCATCACCCTCGAGGGCACCGTGCATCCGGTCGAGAACGGCATCGCCGTCTTCGCGCGCGACGTCACCGACGAGGTCGAGCGGCAGCGCGAGATGGATGCCGTCGCCGCGGTCGCCCGTGAGCAGGCGGCCCTCATCGAGGCCTCCACCGAGGCCATGCTCATCGAGGATCTCGATAACGTCGTCCTCTACTGGAACCAGGGTGCGGAGCAGCTCTACGGCTGGTCGAGCGAGGAGGCCGTGGGGCGCAACATCCGCGAGCTCATCTACGCCGATCCGGCCGATTTCGAGGGACCGGGTGCCGAGCTGCTGCGCGACGGCCGCTGGTTCGGCGAGCTGACCCAGCGCACGAAGGACGGCCGCGCGCTCATCATCGAGTGCCGCTGGCAGGTCGTGCTCGACGCCGAGGGGCGGCCCGCGAAGATCTTCGTCGTCAACTCCGACGTCACCGAGCTGCGTCGCCAGCAGCAGGCGCTGAGCCGCGCGCAGCGCACCGAGAGCCTCGGCACGCTCGCCGGCGGTATCGCGCACGACCTCAACAACGTGCTCACGCCGCTGCTCATGTCGGTGCAGCTGCTGAAGACGCAGTCGCCCGCCCCCGATCAGCTCGCGCTCCTGGAGGGCATGGAGGCCGCGGTGCGCCGCGGCGCCGACATGGTCGATCAGGTGCTCTCGTTCGCCCGGGGCGTCGACGGCGTGCGCGAGCTCGTCGACCTGGCCGAGGTGGTGCGCGAGCTGTTCCGCATCACCCTGCCGACCATGTCCCCGTCGATCACCGTCACCCAGCGCGTCGGAGAGCTCCCGGCGATCCTCGGCGACCGCACGCAGATCCTGCAGGTGCTGCTCAACCTCGTCGCCAATGCCCGCGACTCAATGCCCGAGGGCGGGGAGCTCACGATCTCGACGGGCCGGCAGACCGTCATCGCGTCCGGTCGCGCATCGACGGGGCTCGCGCCGGGCGAGTACGCGGTGCTCACCGTCGACGACACGGGCACGGGCATGACGGGCGAGGTGCTCGACCGCATCTTCGAGCCCTTCTTCACGACGAAGCAGCTCGGGCGGGGCACCGGACTCGGCCTGGCGAACACCCAGGCCATCGTCGAGAGCCACGGCGGCGCCATCACCGCCCACAGCGCCCCGGGCGCGGGTTCCCGCTTCATCGTGCTGCTGCCGGTGGCGCAGGACGGGGCCGTGCTGGTTCCGCAGCAGGAGCCGACGGATCCGGTGGCGCGGGGCGCGGGCGAGCTCGTGCTCGTCGTCGATGACGAGGCGAGCATCCGCGATCTGATGCGCCAGGCGCTCGAAGCGCACGGCTACCGCGTCGTCGAGGCGGCTCACGGCCTCGAGGCGGTCGAGGTGCTCGAGCGGCACGCCGCGGAGATGGCGGTCGTGATCACGGACGTGATCATGCCGATGATGGATGGCGCCGCCGTCGCAGCGCACATCGCCGAGCGCTACCCGCACGTCGCCGTCATCGCGGCGAGCGGGTTCCCGGGGGCCGGAGGCCTCGCCGAGCTCTCCGCGCACGGCGTGCGCCACACCCTCGCGAAGCCGTTCACGACCGAGTCGCTGCTGCGCACCGTGCGCGCGGCCGTGACCCGCAGCGGCTGA